In one window of Limnohabitans sp. MORI2 DNA:
- the rpsP gene encoding 30S ribosomal protein S16 → MVVIRLSRGGSKARPFFNIVVADKRDRRDGRFIERIGFYNPIAKGQAESLRVAQDRLNHWTSVGAQCSPTVIRLVKQAAKAAA, encoded by the coding sequence ATGGTCGTTATCCGACTCTCACGCGGCGGTTCTAAAGCCCGTCCGTTTTTTAACATTGTTGTGGCTGACAAGCGCGATCGTCGCGATGGTCGCTTCATCGAGCGCATTGGTTTTTACAACCCAATCGCCAAAGGCCAAGCTGAAAGCTTGCGCGTTGCACAAGACCGCTTGAACCACTGGACCAGCGTGGGTGCTCAATGCTCTCCCACTGTGATCCGTTTGGTCAAGCAAGCTGCTAAAGCTGCTGCTTAA
- the hda gene encoding DnaA regulatory inactivator Hda codes for MKQIALDIGLAPGPTLKNFFAGPNLAALQHLQLWAGNDKRSPVPTYVWGEGGSGKTHLLRAVQAALREQGCPVGWLDASVAEPTAFDESWRVVILDDVHLYTAVQQHAAFNWFVNATTPSDGQQRWVLAAGNVPPSDLALREDLRTRLGWGHIFQLQVLSETERRAVLRQQADDRGVFLSDEVMDFMLNRFSRDLSSLIQLLDQLDGYALQTQRAITIPLIKAMLETM; via the coding sequence ATGAAGCAGATCGCACTCGATATTGGTTTGGCCCCAGGCCCTACGCTCAAGAACTTTTTTGCAGGCCCCAACCTTGCCGCGCTGCAGCACTTGCAGCTCTGGGCTGGCAACGACAAGCGTTCACCCGTGCCTACCTATGTGTGGGGTGAGGGCGGCAGCGGAAAAACCCATTTGCTGCGTGCTGTGCAAGCCGCTTTGCGCGAGCAAGGATGCCCTGTGGGCTGGCTCGATGCGTCGGTGGCTGAGCCCACGGCATTTGATGAGTCGTGGCGAGTGGTCATCTTGGACGATGTGCACCTCTACACCGCCGTGCAGCAACATGCTGCTTTCAATTGGTTTGTCAACGCCACCACGCCCAGCGATGGCCAGCAGCGCTGGGTGTTGGCTGCAGGCAATGTGCCGCCCAGCGACTTGGCCTTGCGCGAAGATTTGCGCACGCGCCTAGGCTGGGGGCATATTTTTCAATTGCAGGTGCTCAGCGAAACCGAGCGCCGTGCCGTGCTGCGCCAACAGGCCGATGACCGAGGCGTGTTCTTGAGCGACGAGGTGATGGACTTCATGCTCAACCGCTTCAGCCGTGACCTCAGCAGCCTCATTCAACTTCTTGATCAACTCGATGGTTACGCTCTGCAAACGCAACGCGCCATCACCATCCCGTTGATCAAAGCCATGCTGGAAACCATGTGA
- the pcnB gene encoding polynucleotide adenylyltransferase PcnB, giving the protein MIKHFINKLMGKTSSSHKPDLGKRHVVPAKVHGINVDWVDERALNVVRTLQDRGFEAYIVGGAVRDLLLGLKPKDFDVATNATPEQVKAAFRRAFIIGRRFRIVHVVYGRGREHEVIEVSTFRAHLDNADAEKVKGNERTSKRQLEGIQHAVDASGRVLRDNVWGPQDQDAARRDFTINAMYYDPETGNVIDYHGGIADAKKKVIRMIGDPAARYREDPVRVIRAVRFAAKLSGLGFKMEAKTAAPLKKAAKLLADVPQSRLFDEMLKLLQTGHALASIAQLKQHGLAKGIYPLLDIVVDRSDEQFVQTALNDTDRRVSEGKPVAPSFLLACVLWSDVREVWAQRRAKQPSFPALQDAIDEVFDSRIGDVSGRGKLGADMREIWMMQPRFEKRTGSGPWTLVDQSRFRAGFDFMRLRADVGEVDESLSDWWQEFSTASDSVREDLLQQVRQEQQKAQRAPRVHSVRRAPKPEAEDPRFRELAPEGEEGAVAPARKRRRRRRKPTGEAGGAPAAE; this is encoded by the coding sequence ATGATCAAACACTTCATCAACAAGCTGATGGGCAAAACGTCCAGCAGCCACAAGCCAGACTTGGGCAAGCGCCATGTGGTGCCAGCCAAAGTGCATGGCATCAATGTCGACTGGGTCGACGAGCGCGCCCTGAACGTGGTGCGCACCCTGCAAGACCGAGGCTTTGAGGCCTACATCGTGGGCGGAGCCGTGCGCGATTTGTTGCTTGGCTTGAAGCCCAAAGACTTTGACGTGGCCACCAACGCCACGCCCGAGCAAGTCAAAGCGGCATTCCGCCGTGCTTTCATCATTGGCCGCCGTTTCCGTATCGTGCATGTGGTGTATGGCCGAGGCCGTGAGCATGAAGTGATTGAGGTGTCTACCTTCCGTGCACACCTCGATAACGCAGACGCCGAAAAAGTCAAAGGCAACGAGCGCACCAGCAAGCGCCAACTTGAAGGCATTCAACACGCGGTAGACGCCAGCGGCCGAGTGCTGCGTGACAACGTGTGGGGGCCGCAAGACCAAGACGCGGCACGCCGCGACTTCACCATCAACGCCATGTATTACGACCCCGAAACGGGCAACGTGATTGACTACCACGGCGGCATTGCCGACGCGAAGAAAAAAGTCATCCGCATGATTGGCGACCCCGCCGCCCGCTACCGCGAAGACCCCGTGCGCGTGATTCGTGCTGTGCGTTTTGCGGCCAAGCTCTCGGGTTTAGGTTTCAAGATGGAAGCCAAAACAGCCGCGCCGTTGAAGAAAGCCGCCAAGCTCTTGGCCGATGTGCCGCAGAGCCGCTTGTTTGACGAAATGCTCAAGCTCTTGCAAACGGGGCACGCGCTGGCCAGTATTGCGCAGCTCAAGCAGCACGGTTTAGCCAAAGGCATCTACCCGCTGCTCGACATCGTGGTGGACCGCTCAGACGAACAATTTGTGCAAACCGCTTTGAACGATACCGACCGTCGCGTGAGCGAAGGCAAGCCCGTGGCGCCCAGCTTCTTGCTGGCTTGTGTGCTGTGGTCGGATGTGCGCGAAGTGTGGGCGCAACGCCGCGCCAAGCAGCCGTCTTTCCCTGCCTTGCAAGATGCGATTGACGAAGTGTTTGATTCGCGCATTGGTGATGTGTCGGGACGCGGCAAGCTCGGTGCCGATATGCGCGAAATTTGGATGATGCAGCCGCGCTTTGAAAAGCGCACCGGCAGCGGCCCTTGGACTTTGGTGGACCAATCGCGCTTCCGTGCTGGCTTTGACTTCATGCGTCTGCGTGCCGATGTGGGCGAGGTCGATGAATCCTTGTCGGATTGGTGGCAAGAGTTCAGCACAGCCAGCGACAGCGTGCGCGAAGACCTGTTGCAGCAAGTGCGCCAAGAACAACAAAAAGCCCAACGCGCACCCCGCGTGCATTCGGTGCGTCGTGCCCCTAAGCCCGAAGCTGAAGATCCCCGCTTTCGTGAGCTGGCACCCGAAGGTGAAGAGGGCGCAGTCGCACCTGCCAGAAAACGCCGCCGTCGCCGTCGTAAGCCCACAGGTGAAGCAGGCGGCGCACCCGCCGCCGAGTAA
- a CDS encoding AI-2E family transporter, producing MQFTPAQQHALAWTGLAGVSALVLWLLGPVLMPFVVAAVLAYVLSPLVRGLQRLCGRRVPRLVVVVLVEVLFLLLLVALLTLLVPILAHELPRMRDQVPVLIERLQNDIAPWLQAKGIPVMLDSASIKAFVLQTFSTSFDDGFKQALTSLRIGGSVALAVVGNLVLIPVVLFYLLVDWHRFVRHIEALVPMPARSTYDSFVNECDEVLGQYLRGQLSVMALLAVYYSAALWAFGLELAFPIGVFTGLAVFVPYVGYGLGLALAVLAGVLQFSPSEALLMVGVVYGLGQLIESFVLTPRLVGERIGLHPLHVIFALMAFGQLFGFVGVLVALPASAVLLVAIRRLRAQYQASALYRGV from the coding sequence ATGCAATTCACCCCCGCACAACAACACGCCTTGGCTTGGACAGGCCTTGCAGGCGTGTCTGCGCTTGTGTTGTGGCTCTTGGGGCCTGTGCTGATGCCGTTTGTGGTGGCTGCTGTGCTGGCTTATGTGCTGAGCCCATTGGTGCGTGGCTTGCAACGTCTGTGCGGCCGTCGCGTGCCTCGCTTGGTGGTGGTGGTGCTGGTGGAGGTTTTGTTTTTGCTGCTGCTGGTGGCTTTGTTGACCTTGCTCGTTCCCATTTTGGCGCACGAGCTGCCCCGCATGCGAGACCAAGTGCCGGTGTTGATTGAGCGTTTACAAAACGACATCGCGCCATGGCTGCAAGCCAAAGGCATTCCGGTCATGTTGGACAGTGCCAGCATCAAAGCCTTTGTGCTGCAAACCTTCAGTACCTCATTTGACGATGGTTTCAAACAAGCCCTAACCTCACTGCGCATTGGCGGCAGCGTGGCCTTGGCGGTGGTGGGTAACTTGGTGCTCATTCCCGTGGTGCTGTTTTATTTGTTGGTCGATTGGCATCGGTTTGTGCGCCACATCGAGGCTTTGGTTCCTATGCCAGCTCGCAGCACCTACGACAGTTTTGTCAACGAATGCGACGAAGTGTTGGGTCAATACCTGCGCGGTCAGCTGTCAGTGATGGCCTTGTTGGCGGTGTACTACAGCGCGGCTTTGTGGGCTTTTGGTTTGGAGCTGGCTTTCCCAATTGGGGTGTTCACAGGTCTTGCTGTGTTCGTGCCTTATGTGGGTTATGGCTTGGGGCTGGCGTTGGCTGTGTTGGCGGGCGTGTTGCAGTTTTCGCCCAGCGAAGCGTTGTTGATGGTGGGGGTGGTCTATGGCTTGGGCCAGCTCATTGAGAGCTTTGTGCTGACGCCCCGCTTGGTGGGCGAGCGCATTGGCTTGCACCCGCTACATGTGATTTTTGCTTTGATGGCTTTTGGCCAATTGTTTGGTTTTGTGGGTGTGCTGGTAGCACTGCCTGCCAGTGCGGTGTTGTTGGTGGCGATTCGCCGTTTGCGTGCACAGTACCAAGCCAGCGCTTTGTACCGTGGTGTTTGA
- the purM gene encoding phosphoribosylformylglycinamidine cyclo-ligase, which translates to MNKPLSYKDAGVDIDAGDALVERIKPLAKKTMREGVLAGIGGFGALFEVPKRYKEPVLVSGTDGVGTKLKLAFEWNMHDTVGIDLVAMSVNDVLVQGAEPLFFLDYFACGKLHVDTAAAVVGGIAKGCELSGCALIGGETAEMPGMYPDGEYDLAGFAVGAVEKSKILTGQNVKPGDVVLGLASNGVHSNGFSLVRKVIDRAGANAPATLDGKPFKEAIMAPTRLYVKSVLTALAETPIKALAHITGGGLLENIPRVLPEGTAAHLKKGSWPQTELFAWLQNTAGIDDIEMNRTFNNGIGMVVVIDAAHAEACAATLRAQGEQVYTIGVIAERGEGAAVVVA; encoded by the coding sequence ATGAACAAACCCCTTTCCTACAAAGACGCTGGCGTTGACATTGACGCAGGCGATGCCTTGGTCGAACGCATCAAACCCCTAGCCAAGAAAACCATGCGCGAAGGCGTGTTGGCCGGTATCGGCGGCTTTGGCGCTTTGTTTGAAGTGCCCAAGCGCTACAAAGAACCTGTCTTGGTCAGCGGCACCGACGGCGTGGGCACCAAGCTCAAGCTGGCGTTTGAGTGGAATATGCACGACACCGTGGGCATCGACTTGGTGGCCATGAGCGTCAACGACGTGCTGGTGCAAGGCGCTGAGCCCCTGTTCTTCCTCGACTACTTTGCCTGCGGCAAGCTGCATGTGGACACCGCCGCTGCGGTGGTTGGCGGCATTGCCAAAGGCTGCGAGCTTTCAGGCTGTGCCCTGATTGGCGGCGAAACCGCCGAAATGCCCGGCATGTACCCCGATGGCGAGTACGACCTCGCGGGCTTTGCCGTGGGTGCGGTAGAAAAATCCAAAATCTTGACTGGCCAAAACGTGAAGCCCGGTGACGTGGTGCTGGGCTTGGCCTCCAACGGCGTGCACTCCAACGGCTTCTCGCTGGTGCGCAAAGTGATTGACCGCGCAGGTGCAAACGCCCCTGCCACCTTGGACGGCAAGCCGTTCAAAGAAGCCATCATGGCCCCCACCCGCTTGTATGTGAAGAGCGTGTTGACCGCTTTGGCCGAGACACCCATCAAGGCCCTCGCCCACATCACCGGCGGTGGTTTGCTAGAAAACATCCCACGCGTGTTGCCCGAAGGCACTGCCGCTCATCTGAAAAAAGGCAGTTGGCCTCAAACCGAGCTGTTTGCCTGGTTGCAGAACACAGCGGGCATTGACGACATCGAAATGAACCGCACCTTCAACAACGGCATTGGCATGGTCGTCGTCATCGACGCCGCCCATGCCGAAGCTTGCGCCGCCACGCTGCGTGCACAAGGCGAACAGGTGTACACCATCGGTGTGATTGCCGAGCGTGGTGAAGGCGCGGCGGTCGTGGTGGCTTAA
- the folK gene encoding 2-amino-4-hydroxy-6-hydroxymethyldihydropteridine diphosphokinase — protein MSAAPVMACVALGANLGDPVATVQQALRDVAALPETQLFKASSLYCSAPYEAQGPDFINAVVLVQTQLSPLALLHALQALELQSGRERPFKNAPRTLDLDIIFYGDTELLTPELTLPHPRWHERAFVLLPLAEVWPERVSAEQLSAVQTQAIQVI, from the coding sequence GTGTCAGCAGCTCCCGTCATGGCATGTGTGGCTCTGGGCGCCAATTTGGGCGATCCTGTGGCCACTGTGCAGCAAGCCTTGCGCGATGTGGCGGCTTTGCCTGAGACGCAGTTGTTCAAAGCGTCGTCGCTGTACTGCAGTGCACCCTACGAGGCGCAAGGCCCAGACTTCATCAATGCAGTGGTCCTCGTCCAGACTCAGCTTAGTCCACTGGCTTTGCTGCATGCGTTGCAAGCGCTCGAGCTGCAAAGTGGGCGTGAACGACCATTTAAAAATGCGCCGCGCACGCTCGACCTTGACATCATTTTTTATGGTGACACTGAGCTGCTCACACCAGAGCTGACTTTGCCGCATCCACGTTGGCACGAGCGAGCCTTTGTGTTGCTGCCCTTGGCTGAGGTATGGCCGGAGCGGGTGAGTGCAGAGCAATTGTCTGCAGTGCAGACTCAAGCTATTCAGGTGATCTGA
- a CDS encoding inorganic phosphate transporter codes for METVQTAFWVVALLVALALLFDFMNGFHDAANSIATVVSTGVLKPAQAVLFAAFFNFVAIFIFHLSVAATVGKGIVMPGVVDTHVVFGALTGAITWNVITWYYGIPSSSSHALIGGISGAVIAKAGTSALLAAGILKTVAFIFVSPLLGFLLGSLMMVAVAWIFRSFRPSRVDKWFRRLQLVSAGAYSLGHGGNDAQKTIGIIWMLLLATGYASAEDKSPPSWAIVSCYMAIGLGTMFGGWRIVKTMGQKITKLKPVGGFCAETGGAMTLFLATALGIPVSTTHTITGAIVGVGSTQRASAVRWGVAGGIVWAWILTIPASAFVAGVAYWVSLQLF; via the coding sequence ATGGAAACCGTACAAACCGCCTTTTGGGTGGTCGCTTTGTTGGTGGCATTGGCTTTGCTGTTCGACTTCATGAACGGCTTTCATGATGCGGCCAATTCCATTGCCACCGTGGTGTCGACGGGTGTTTTGAAGCCAGCGCAAGCGGTGTTGTTTGCTGCGTTTTTCAACTTCGTGGCGATCTTCATCTTTCATCTGAGCGTGGCCGCCACAGTGGGCAAGGGCATTGTGATGCCTGGCGTTGTGGACACCCATGTGGTGTTTGGTGCTTTGACTGGAGCGATCACTTGGAACGTGATCACTTGGTATTACGGCATCCCCAGCAGCTCGTCGCATGCGTTGATCGGTGGTATTTCTGGGGCTGTGATTGCCAAGGCGGGCACCAGTGCTTTGTTGGCGGCTGGCATTTTGAAAACCGTGGCCTTTATTTTTGTTTCACCTTTGTTGGGCTTTTTGTTGGGCTCATTGATGATGGTGGCCGTGGCTTGGATCTTCCGCAGCTTTCGCCCCTCTCGGGTGGATAAGTGGTTCCGCCGTTTGCAGTTGGTGTCTGCTGGCGCCTACAGCTTGGGTCACGGCGGTAACGATGCCCAAAAAACCATTGGCATCATTTGGATGCTGCTTTTGGCGACAGGCTACGCCTCGGCTGAAGACAAGTCGCCTCCGAGCTGGGCCATCGTTAGCTGTTATATGGCCATTGGCTTGGGCACCATGTTTGGTGGCTGGCGCATTGTGAAAACCATGGGCCAAAAAATCACCAAGCTCAAGCCGGTGGGTGGCTTTTGTGCCGAAACGGGCGGTGCCATGACCTTGTTCTTGGCAACGGCCTTGGGCATTCCAGTCTCCACCACACACACCATCACCGGCGCCATCGTGGGCGTGGGTTCGACGCAACGCGCCAGTGCGGTGCGTTGGGGTGTGGCCGGTGGCATTGTCTGGGCTTGGATTTTGACCATTCCCGCCAGTGCTTTTGTGGCAGGCGTGGCTTACTGGGTGAGCTTGCAGCTGTTCTGA
- a CDS encoding DUF3579 domain-containing protein: MVSHSAKEVFIMGVTQDGRTFRPSDWAERLAGVMSQFRPGGATPGSHLSYSPWCVPNVLDGKKCVIVHTDLRDEEPMAWNFVMNFAKDNNLQVVEACLLPEHPPAAFKNE, from the coding sequence ATGGTCTCTCACTCCGCCAAAGAAGTTTTCATCATGGGCGTCACCCAAGATGGACGCACGTTTCGCCCCAGCGATTGGGCAGAGCGTTTGGCGGGCGTGATGAGCCAGTTCCGCCCCGGCGGCGCCACCCCTGGCAGCCATTTGAGCTATTCGCCTTGGTGTGTGCCCAATGTGTTGGATGGCAAAAAATGCGTGATCGTTCACACCGACCTGCGCGACGAAGAACCCATGGCCTGGAACTTCGTGATGAACTTCGCCAAAGACAACAACTTGCAAGTCGTGGAAGCTTGCTTGTTGCCTGAGCACCCACCTGCGGCCTTCAAAAACGAATAG
- a CDS encoding DMT family protein has product MNFSTIPLAVQAVLLLVAANVFMTFAWYGHLKSLANSPWYTAALVSWGIALMEYLLQVPANRIGFHEAGLQVGQLKIMQEVITLAVFVPFSVFFLNEPLKLDYLWAGLCMVGAVYFIFRT; this is encoded by the coding sequence ATGAACTTTTCTACCATTCCACTTGCTGTTCAAGCCGTGTTGCTGTTGGTTGCGGCCAATGTGTTCATGACCTTCGCTTGGTACGGCCACCTCAAGAGCTTGGCTAATTCGCCTTGGTATACCGCTGCGTTGGTGAGTTGGGGTATTGCATTGATGGAGTATTTGCTGCAAGTGCCGGCCAATCGCATTGGTTTTCATGAGGCGGGTTTGCAAGTGGGGCAGCTCAAAATCATGCAAGAAGTGATCACTTTGGCGGTGTTCGTGCCGTTTTCGGTGTTTTTCTTGAACGAACCCCTCAAGCTTGACTACTTGTGGGCAGGTTTGTGCATGGTGGGTGCGGTGTATTTCATCTTCCGAACTTGA
- the rpsT gene encoding 30S ribosomal protein S20 — MASAKPKKKNPRLASGRKRVRQDIKINAANTSLRSKYRTVVKNVEKAVLAGDKTKATELFAKMQAVVDSIADKGIFHKNKAARDKSRLSAKVKALALAA; from the coding sequence ATGGCTTCAGCCAAACCCAAGAAAAAGAACCCACGCCTGGCATCAGGCCGTAAACGCGTCCGTCAGGACATCAAAATCAACGCTGCCAACACCTCGTTGCGCTCGAAGTACCGCACTGTGGTGAAGAACGTCGAGAAAGCTGTTTTGGCTGGCGACAAGACCAAAGCTACCGAACTGTTTGCCAAGATGCAAGCTGTGGTGGACTCGATTGCTGACAAAGGCATCTTCCACAAAAACAAAGCTGCTCGCGACAAGAGCCGCTTGTCTGCTAAGGTGAAAGCCTTGGCCCTCGCCGCTTAA
- a CDS encoding DUF47 domain-containing protein: MLFGKLLPTEGNFFVMFNQHADRIVEAAHAFSNLVANYGDTMLREKYNTDVDNAERGADRVTHECNVAIHKTFITPIDREQIHSLINTMDDVADLIQDTAETMALYDVRVMNEEITRLTDLSVKCCERLRDAVYMLEKISDHATAEAALKTCEEIDKLESDADRVMRSAMSKLFREEPDVREVLKLKAIYQLLETITDKCEDVANLIEGIVLENS, translated from the coding sequence ATGCTGTTTGGGAAGTTGCTGCCCACCGAGGGCAATTTTTTCGTCATGTTCAACCAGCACGCTGACCGCATTGTCGAAGCTGCGCACGCGTTCTCAAACTTGGTGGCCAACTATGGCGACACCATGCTGCGCGAGAAGTACAACACCGATGTCGACAACGCCGAGCGCGGCGCCGACCGTGTGACACACGAGTGCAACGTCGCTATTCACAAAACTTTCATCACGCCCATTGACCGTGAGCAAATTCACTCGCTCATCAACACCATGGACGATGTGGCTGACCTGATTCAAGACACAGCCGAGACCATGGCCTTGTACGACGTGCGCGTGATGAACGAAGAAATCACACGTTTGACCGACTTGAGCGTGAAGTGCTGCGAGCGCTTGCGTGATGCCGTGTACATGCTCGAAAAAATCTCCGACCACGCCACTGCTGAAGCCGCTTTGAAGACGTGCGAAGAAATCGACAAACTTGAATCTGATGCCGACCGTGTGATGCGCAGCGCCATGAGCAAGTTGTTCCGCGAAGAACCCGATGTGCGTGAAGTGCTCAAGCTCAAAGCCATTTATCAGCTGTTGGAAACTATCACTGACAAATGCGAAGACGTGGCCAACTTGATCGAGGGCATCGTCCTCGAGAACTCTTGA
- the murJ gene encoding murein biosynthesis integral membrane protein MurJ, with translation MSLFKSASIVSGLTLVSRITGLMRELLIASTFGASALTDAFNVAFRIPNLFRRLFAEGAFSQAFVPVLAASRQQHGDEATHVLINQVATLLIWALFITSVLGVLAAPWLVWVMASGLQQSPEGFDVAVVMTRFMFPYIAFMSLVALAAGVLNTWKRFAVPAATPVLLNVSMIAAAWWGGPWFGSLGVPPIYALAVGVMLGGVAQLSVQLLALRRLGLLPHVGLSWRAVREAWGGEGPKRILQLMAPALLGVSVAQISLLINTQIASQLTPGSVSWLSYADRLMEFPTALLGVALGVVLMPQLSAAKAANDTAKYSEMLDWGLRLVLLLALPCALALLVFSKALVAVLYNYGAFSAHDVQQTTLALMGYGVGLLGLVAIKVLAPGYYASQDIRTPVRIAVVVLIITQVFNVVLVPYLAHVGLALSIGLGALVNAAWLLWGLRHNGTYVMNGGWLRFVLQVLLACAVLGTWLWWAAQYWDWTALHATPLLRVGLMTSVLAVSAVLYFATLAAVGLKLRALLRR, from the coding sequence GTGTCATTGTTCAAATCTGCTTCCATTGTTTCGGGCTTGACCCTGGTTTCGCGCATCACTGGCCTGATGCGCGAACTGCTGATTGCCTCGACGTTCGGGGCCAGTGCCCTGACCGACGCCTTCAATGTGGCGTTTCGTATCCCCAATTTGTTCCGCCGCCTGTTTGCCGAAGGCGCGTTCAGCCAAGCCTTTGTTCCGGTACTGGCCGCCAGCCGCCAACAGCACGGCGATGAAGCCACCCATGTGCTGATCAACCAAGTGGCCACCTTGCTGATTTGGGCCTTGTTCATCACTTCAGTGCTCGGGGTTTTGGCTGCGCCTTGGCTGGTGTGGGTCATGGCGAGTGGTTTGCAGCAGTCGCCCGAAGGTTTTGATGTGGCGGTGGTGATGACGCGCTTCATGTTTCCGTACATTGCCTTCATGTCGCTGGTGGCTTTGGCGGCTGGCGTGCTCAACACTTGGAAGCGCTTTGCCGTGCCCGCGGCCACGCCCGTGTTGTTGAATGTGTCGATGATTGCCGCTGCTTGGTGGGGCGGGCCTTGGTTTGGCAGCTTGGGCGTGCCACCCATTTATGCCTTGGCTGTGGGTGTGATGCTGGGTGGTGTGGCCCAACTCAGTGTGCAGCTGTTGGCCTTGCGACGTTTGGGGCTACTGCCCCACGTGGGCCTGAGCTGGCGTGCAGTGCGCGAGGCGTGGGGTGGCGAAGGCCCTAAGCGCATCTTGCAGCTCATGGCGCCTGCCTTGTTGGGGGTGAGCGTGGCGCAGATTTCTTTGCTCATCAACACCCAAATTGCTTCGCAGCTCACACCGGGCAGCGTGAGTTGGCTGAGCTATGCCGACCGCTTGATGGAGTTCCCCACGGCCTTGTTGGGCGTGGCTTTGGGCGTGGTGCTGATGCCGCAGCTCTCGGCTGCCAAAGCGGCCAACGACACTGCCAAATATTCAGAAATGCTCGACTGGGGGCTACGCTTGGTGTTGTTGCTCGCGCTGCCCTGTGCATTGGCGTTATTGGTGTTCTCCAAAGCCTTGGTGGCCGTGCTTTACAACTACGGCGCATTCAGCGCCCACGATGTGCAACAAACCACACTGGCGCTGATGGGGTATGGCGTGGGCTTGCTTGGCCTGGTCGCCATCAAGGTGCTGGCGCCTGGTTATTACGCCAGCCAAGACATTCGCACGCCGGTGCGCATTGCCGTGGTGGTCCTCATCATCACGCAGGTGTTTAACGTGGTCTTGGTGCCTTATTTGGCCCACGTGGGTTTGGCTTTGTCGATTGGCTTGGGGGCCTTGGTCAACGCCGCTTGGTTGCTGTGGGGCCTACGTCACAACGGCACCTATGTGATGAACGGTGGTTGGCTGCGGTTTGTGCTGCAAGTCTTGCTGGCGTGTGCGGTGCTTGGCACTTGGCTGTGGTGGGCTGCGCAATACTGGGATTGGACCGCCTTGCACGCGACACCGCTGTTGCGTGTAGGCTTGATGACAAGCGTGTTGGCCGTGAGTGCCGTGCTGTACTTTGCGACACTCGCCGCGGTTGGTTTGAAGTTGCGTGCGCTGTTGCGCCGATAA
- a CDS encoding HAD family hydrolase — translation MKLALFDLDHTLLPIDSDQSWGEFTVRLGWHERDAFIKRNDQFYADYQAGTLDIHEYVRFASEAFCQRGPEVAAEAHAQFMREVIEPAIRPEALALVQKHREAGERVIIITATNEFVTRPIAKAFGVDDLIAVELVRDANGWFTNEISGVPTLREGKVQRLQQWLTREGLDWADVETTFYSDSRNDLPLLERVNHPVATNPDNTLRAVALEKGWPILELFPKQ, via the coding sequence ATGAAACTCGCCTTATTCGACCTTGACCACACCTTGCTACCGATCGACTCTGACCAGTCGTGGGGCGAGTTCACTGTGCGTTTGGGCTGGCATGAGCGGGATGCATTCATCAAGCGCAATGACCAGTTTTATGCCGACTACCAAGCCGGTACTTTGGATATTCACGAATACGTGCGCTTTGCCTCTGAGGCGTTTTGCCAGCGCGGGCCAGAGGTGGCAGCCGAGGCCCATGCGCAATTCATGCGTGAGGTGATTGAACCTGCCATCCGTCCCGAGGCCTTGGCCTTGGTGCAAAAGCACCGTGAAGCGGGCGAGCGCGTCATCATCATCACCGCTACCAACGAGTTTGTGACCCGCCCAATTGCCAAAGCCTTTGGCGTGGACGACCTCATTGCGGTCGAGCTGGTACGTGATGCGAATGGCTGGTTCACCAACGAAATCAGCGGTGTGCCCACCCTGCGCGAAGGAAAAGTGCAACGTCTGCAACAATGGCTCACACGCGAAGGTTTGGACTGGGCCGATGTAGAGACCACCTTCTACAGCGATTCCCGCAACGATTTGCCCCTGTTGGAACGCGTCAACCACCCCGTGGCGACCAACCCCGACAACACACTGCGCGCCGTGGCCCTCGAAAAAGGCTGGCCGATTTTGGAACTCTTTCCCAAACAATGA